The DNA region CAGCGACAGCACCGAGATCACGATGACGGTGCCGGTGAGTGGGGCTCGGCGTGCGGCGCCGTGGAGTCCGCTCAGCTTGCGGGTGCCGAATTGCTTTTCCAAGTTGCCCGCCGAGAGGAAGAGCGGGGCTTTGTAAAGTGCGTGGGCGGTGAGGAAGATGACAAAGGCTTTCAGTGCGGCGGGTGTGCCGACGCCTGCCAGGACGGTGAGGAAGCCGAGTGCTGCCAGTGTGGTCGAGGCGAGGATGCTCTTCATGTCGTCCTCGCGCAGCGCGCGGTAGACGGAGCCGAGAACGGTGGCGAGACCGCAGAAGATCAGCAGCGGCGACCACCATGAGTGGGCGACAAAGAACGGAGCCAACACCGCCAGCAGGTAGACACCCGCTTTGACCATGGTGGCGGAGTGGAGGAAGGCGGAGACCGGAGTCGGGCCTGCCATGGCGTTCGGCAACCAGAAGTGGAATGGGAACTGGGCGGACTTGGTGAGCGCTCCCAGTACGACCAGCACGAGCGCTGCGGTGATTGTCGGCGAGTCGACGAGTGGAAGGTCGACCAACGCGGAGATGGTGGAGGCGCCCGTTTCGATTTGAACGAGAACGAAGCCGGCGAGCATGGCGGCACCGCCGAAGAGCGTCACGAGCAATCCCTGGGCGGCCTTCTTGCGGCTGTCTTCTTTTTCATGATGGAAGCCAACGAGCAGGAACGACAACAGCGAGGTCGCTTCCCAGAACAGGAACAGCAGGTAGAAGTTGTCCGACCAGACCACGCCGACCATCGACGCGGTGAAAAGCAGCAGGCAGATCAGCAGGAACGGAAGCCGCTCGTGCTTCTTGAAATAGCCCGCGGCATACAGGTGAATGCTGGCACCGAGGGTGAAGATCAAAGCGGCGAACCACGCCGAGAAGCTGGTGACACGCAGCTCGATGTCCATTCCCAATTGCGGCAGCCACGGCAGGCTGAGCGATTGCTCGCCGCTTTGGGAAACGGTGATGAGCAAGGACACGGCAGCTGTGAGGAAGACAGCGGCAATGCCCCCACCGAACACGAGTGGGGCGCGTTTGACCAGATTGGGAGCGAACCCGATGATCAGAGCGAGGAGGACTGGAGCGGCCAGCCAGTAGAAGACGTCAATCATGGTGAGAGATGGAGGAGTCAGTTGGACAGACCTAGAAGTTCACGGAGGAAGGCGAGGGACTTGTTCTTGCGTTTGACCACCAGGATGGGGCGGTCGGATGAGCGGATGGCTTCGGTAGCGGCGCCCCCAAGCAAGGCGATGGACAAGGCATTGCGGCCGTAGGCGCCGATGACGATCAGGTCTGCTTCGAGTTGATCGGCTTCACGCACGATCTCGATACCCGGCAGAGGGTGTTCTTTGACGATGAGGTTCCACGCATCCGGAGTGGTGGCGTTTTCGTCGATGAATGTTTTGAGGTTGCCGTGAACGGTGTCGTGAATGGTATTGCGCAGGGACTCGACGGGGATGGCACGGGTGGCGCGGGATTCCACCGGTGTGTGCATCACGTGCAGGGCCTCGAGGATAGGGTCCCGTTTGGCGAGGCTGGCAAAGGCCTGGGTCCACTCCAGAGTGAGTTGGCTCATGTTGGAGAAATCGACCGCCATGAGGATGTGTTGGAAATGCGGATCCACTCCGGGTGGGATGAGGAGCACCCCGATCGGGCTCTTGCGGGCGAGGCGCTCGGCGAAGATGCGGCTTTGGGCGTCTCCGATGGGGAGGACGAGCAGGTCGTAGTCGCCGGACGAGAGTTCGCTCAGCAGGTTTTTGAGCGGGTCGCCCATTAGAATGGAGACTTCTTTTGGTACGTCGGGAATGGCTCGGTCCGCTTCGGCGGCAAGGTCAGCGCGCTCGGACTCCAGGAATTCGTCCTCGGTGATCTCCGATGGGAACTCCGGCAGGAACTTCTCCTGGACGCGGACCAACGAGATCAGCTCAGGCTCGGAGCGCCAGGCGATGACATTGCACCAATTGAGGACACGCTCCGTCTGTGATTGATCGGGGCAATAGGCGAGGATTTTGTGGAAACGTTTCATTGATGCTGGGGGCGTGTTAATCGGCACGCGCTGTGAAATGCGCGCAATAAAAATCATGAGTTGGTCGAAATCGTCGATCGGCATCCCGGCGCTGGCGTGCGCTGGATGCGGTCAGATGATTCGGAAGGAGGGCCGGAGAGGTGTCGGATGAGGTCTACTTGGTGTCCTCATCGGGCACCGGAGAGAACTTCTCCCCCCGTAAAACCTCTACGTCGGTAAGCCATGCCACCACGGCGTAATGATCGAAGTATTTCTCTGAAATCAGGTCCATGACCCTGCGGCCTACGGCGTCGGTGACAATGGTTTCGATCTTCAAGTTAGGTCCTTCCCAGTGGCTGGCGTTGATTCCGCGTGAGCCCTCGCCATCGGCGCGGGTGATGGTGAACCCGCGGACTCCCTGTTGTTTGAGCAGCTCGGTGATTTGGTCTTTGAGGAGGCCTTCGGTGACGATGGTCACAAGTTTCATGGGGGTGGTCGTTGCCATAATCAGCTGGTCAGTTGAGCGAGTTTGAGGAAGAGAGGGATGCCGATGGCCAGGTTGAACGGGAATGTAACACCCAGCGCCATCGTGAGGTAAATCCCTGGGCTCGCTTTTGGCAAGGCGATACGGACCGCTGCCGGAGCGGCAATGTACGAGGCACTCGCCACCATGGCACCGAAGACGGCGGCACTGCCGGTGCTCATGCCGATGTAGGTGGCTGCGGTGGTGGCGATGGTGCCGTGCAGGGTAGGGAGCAAGCATCCGGTGAGGACCAGACGCCAGCCGGCTTGTGCCAGGTCGCGGAAGCGGCTCGCCGCGACGATTCCCAGCTCGAGCAGGAACAGGAAGAGCACGCCTTTGAAGGGATCGATGAAGAATGGAGCGATGGTGGAAACCTTCTCCGCACCGCAGACGGTGCCGATGATCAGGCCGCCGAGCATGAGGAAGATGCTCTTACCGGTGAGCACTTCGTGCAGAGCGGACTTGATGCCGCCGGACTGGCTTTGGCGAGCCAGCAGCAGACCGACGATGATGCCAGGAACCTCGAGGACGGCGACGAGGGCCGGCAGGTAACCTGCCGCCGGGATATCGGAGTGTTTTACCGCTTCGATGGCGGCGACGAAGGTGACTGCGGAGACCGATCCGTAGTGTGCCGCGGTGGCTGCGGCGTCGATGCGGCCGAGTTTGCCCAGTTTGCGCAACAGGATGAAGGCTGAGAAGGGAGTGAGCACGCCAAGCGCCAGTGTCAGCAGCACGGGGCCTACGAGTTCGGCAGGCGGGGTCTGGGAAAGTGCGACGCCGCCTTTGAGGCCAATGGCGAGCAGGAGGTAGATCGAAAGGCCCTGGTAGATTGCGCTGGGGATCTCCAGGTCACTGCGCACCATGCGGGCGATAATGCCTAGGAGGAAGGCCAGCACGACCGGCGAGACGAGGTTTTGAATGAGAAGTTCCATGGTGCGATCGTTCGGGTGATTCCCTGGCGGCGGGATTGTGTGCATTCCTTCGCACGTCTTGGAAGACGTGCAACCGATCGCACGGGAAAATCTGCGCGGATTCTCAGGTGTGGGAGAAGAGGAGTGATGGGCGGAGCCTCTCGGTCGGGTGAGAGCGGTCGCTGTGCTCAGCTCTTTGGGAGTCGACGGGGACGTCGAACCTCCATGGCGCGGGATCGAGACCTGGTTTTCCTTAACCGATCAAACCTGGGCCTGGCATTTGGTAGCCGCGAAGGTGAGGCTGCTGGCCAAAGCGGCAGGGCGAGTTGGGCCGCAAATGGTTCTGCGGCCACTGTCCTGCGGTGTTGATGTACTCCAGCGACGGTTAGAACTCGCTGGGCCGTGAGTGAATCGACGAGCCAGCGTGGTTGCTACAGCCCTGCGGGATTTGTTATGCCCAGGTGAAATGGATTGCCGATGAGCTGGCGGGGGGGGCAGAGTGTCTCGGATGGGTAGTACCTCCTCTTGCAATGATTGGAGCAAGAAGCCTTAATTACGAGTTGGATCTTATTATGAAAGCGCATCTCATATTCATATTTTCTTTATTGATGGCTGTTTTTTCTTGCTTGTGTTGTTCGGCTTATGCGGAAGAACCTAAGGGGGGCGTTGAGGTCTTACGTTCAGAAAACCTAGAAAAGTTGTTGGTCGAAGTCGTGTCTCGAGAAGGGCGTTTAGTAGATATAGAACCTGCCGAAACGAAACATCTCTGTCGTCCGTTCGCGTTCACTAAAGGCCATTTCCCAGCAGACGTTGTTCGGGATGAAATATCCTATTATCTTACGTTTTTCAGTGAGGTCGGGCTTACTTCGGTGGATTTGCCTTTACTCGTTCAAAAGCTCAGTCCGCGATTTGAAGCTGGTGTATTGACTGACTCTGAAGCTCTATTGCTATTGCGTGTTTGTCGGTTAACGGTAGATGAAGTCTCTAAGCAGTTAGAAGAATGACGTGGCGGCGGAAGGTATTGGGCGCAGATGGTTCTGCGGCCACCGTCCTGCGGTGTTGATGTACTCCAGCGACGGTTAGAACTCGCTGTGCCGTGAGTGAAACGACGAGCTCGCGTGGTTGCTGAAGCCGTGCGGGGGGGGCGTGCCCAGAAGGTGTGGTGATTCGGGCGAAGCCGCGTGGAATCGGTTTATTTGAGGGAGAATTGGCGGAGGCGGGCTGAAATGGATTGCCGATGAGTTGTCGGGTGTGCAGAGTATCGCGGATGGTTAGAAATGATGCGTGTCCCGGTTCACTACACATGTTACAAAGAATAGTTGTCTGTGCCGTGGCTTTGTGGCTGGTTTCTTGCGGCAGTATTACGAGGGACAGGGAGCTCAAGGTCAATGAGCT from Sulfuriroseicoccus oceanibius includes:
- a CDS encoding P-II family nitrogen regulator, yielding MKLVTIVTEGLLKDQITELLKQQGVRGFTITRADGEGSRGINASHWEGPNLKIETIVTDAVGRRVMDLISEKYFDHYAVVAWLTDVEVLRGEKFSPVPDEDTK
- a CDS encoding sodium-dependent bicarbonate transport family permease; protein product: MELLIQNLVSPVVLAFLLGIIARMVRSDLEIPSAIYQGLSIYLLLAIGLKGGVALSQTPPAELVGPVLLTLALGVLTPFSAFILLRKLGKLGRIDAAATAAHYGSVSAVTFVAAIEAVKHSDIPAAGYLPALVAVLEVPGIIVGLLLARQSQSGGIKSALHEVLTGKSIFLMLGGLIIGTVCGAEKVSTIAPFFIDPFKGVLFLFLLELGIVAASRFRDLAQAGWRLVLTGCLLPTLHGTIATTAATYIGMSTGSAAVFGAMVASASYIAAPAAVRIALPKASPGIYLTMALGVTFPFNLAIGIPLFLKLAQLTS
- a CDS encoding universal stress protein translates to MKRFHKILAYCPDQSQTERVLNWCNVIAWRSEPELISLVRVQEKFLPEFPSEITEDEFLESERADLAAEADRAIPDVPKEVSILMGDPLKNLLSELSSGDYDLLVLPIGDAQSRIFAERLARKSPIGVLLIPPGVDPHFQHILMAVDFSNMSQLTLEWTQAFASLAKRDPILEALHVMHTPVESRATRAIPVESLRNTIHDTVHGNLKTFIDENATTPDAWNLIVKEHPLPGIEIVREADQLEADLIVIGAYGRNALSIALLGGAATEAIRSSDRPILVVKRKNKSLAFLRELLGLSN